One Natronomonas moolapensis 8.8.11 genomic region harbors:
- a CDS encoding PrkA family serine protein kinase — translation MSDMETLEELSKEYRSTIPSDLRRTRSFEWYLQELYDDPKIARNAHQRLADMFDYYGTAYDEEAGIVEYDIAAEDPLGDGENTFYGRIIHEAIHEFTNKVKSGARGLGPEKRIKLLLGPVGSGKSDFDRQIRRYFEDYTTREAGRMYTFRWTGLCDVLPDQDPADDVVRSPMNQDPIVLLPLEGRKRVIDDLNDRLDAPYTIRNEQALDPASEFYMDALLEHYDDDLQAVLENHVEVVRLLADENKRQAVETFEPKDKKNQDETELTGDVNYSKIAVYGESDPRAFDYSGAFCNANRGIFSGEELLKLQREFLYDFLHASQEQTIKPKNNPRIDIDQVIVGRTNMPEYRDKKGDEKMEAFNDRTKRIDFPYVLQYEEEAEIYRKMLNNADVPDIHVEPHTLEMAGLFGVLTRIEEPDGGTVSVVQKAKAYNGEIDEGEDIDVKKLRDEAEETADIGEGMDGVSPRFIGDEIAEAIMDSMHRERMFLSPLTAFNHLEGNLENHGSIPEENFETYYRYLELVREEYKERAIEDVRHALAYDLDEIQRQGEKYMDHVMAYIDDDTVEDSITGRESEPDETFLRAVEEKLDVPADRKDDFRQEVANWVSRRAREGETFEPQDNDRLRRALERKLWEDKKHNINFSALVSSGDLDDDERNAWVDALEEQGYSTEGAKEVLEFAGAEVAKAEMEEE, via the coding sequence ATGAGTGATATGGAAACCCTCGAAGAACTCAGCAAGGAGTATCGGAGCACGATCCCGTCGGACCTCCGCCGGACGCGGTCGTTCGAGTGGTACCTGCAGGAGCTATACGACGACCCGAAGATCGCCCGCAATGCCCACCAGCGGCTGGCTGATATGTTCGATTACTACGGCACGGCCTACGACGAGGAGGCGGGGATCGTCGAGTACGACATCGCCGCCGAGGACCCGCTGGGCGACGGCGAGAACACCTTCTACGGGCGGATCATCCACGAGGCGATCCACGAGTTCACGAACAAGGTGAAATCCGGCGCCCGTGGTCTCGGCCCGGAAAAGCGGATCAAACTCCTGCTCGGCCCCGTCGGGTCGGGGAAGTCCGACTTCGACCGACAGATCCGGCGGTACTTCGAGGACTACACCACGCGCGAGGCGGGTCGGATGTACACCTTCCGTTGGACCGGGCTCTGTGACGTCCTCCCGGATCAAGACCCCGCCGACGACGTCGTCCGGTCGCCGATGAACCAAGACCCGATCGTCCTCCTGCCGCTCGAGGGCCGCAAGCGGGTCATCGACGACCTCAACGACCGGCTCGACGCCCCCTACACGATCCGCAACGAGCAGGCGTTAGATCCCGCGAGCGAGTTCTACATGGACGCGCTGTTGGAACATTACGACGACGACCTCCAGGCAGTGCTGGAGAACCACGTCGAGGTCGTCCGCCTGCTCGCCGACGAAAACAAACGCCAGGCCGTCGAGACGTTCGAGCCGAAGGACAAAAAGAACCAAGACGAGACCGAACTCACCGGCGACGTCAACTACTCGAAGATCGCGGTCTACGGCGAGAGCGACCCACGGGCGTTCGACTACTCCGGAGCCTTCTGTAACGCCAACCGCGGCATCTTCTCCGGTGAGGAGCTGTTGAAACTCCAGCGGGAGTTCCTCTATGACTTCCTCCACGCCAGCCAAGAACAGACTATCAAGCCGAAAAACAACCCCCGTATCGACATCGACCAGGTCATCGTCGGTCGGACGAACATGCCCGAGTACCGAGATAAAAAGGGCGACGAGAAGATGGAAGCGTTCAACGACCGGACCAAACGGATCGACTTCCCCTACGTCCTCCAGTACGAAGAGGAGGCCGAGATCTACCGGAAGATGCTCAACAACGCCGACGTCCCGGATATCCACGTCGAGCCACACACCCTGGAGATGGCCGGGCTGTTCGGCGTGTTGACACGCATCGAGGAGCCCGACGGCGGCACCGTCTCCGTCGTCCAGAAGGCCAAGGCCTACAACGGCGAGATCGACGAGGGCGAGGACATAGACGTCAAGAAGCTCCGCGACGAGGCCGAGGAGACGGCCGACATCGGCGAGGGGATGGACGGCGTTTCGCCGCGCTTCATCGGCGACGAGATCGCCGAGGCTATCATGGACTCGATGCACAGAGAGCGGATGTTCCTCTCGCCGCTGACGGCGTTCAACCATCTCGAGGGCAACCTCGAGAATCACGGCTCGATCCCCGAAGAGAACTTCGAGACGTACTACCGGTACCTCGAGTTGGTCCGCGAGGAGTACAAAGAGCGGGCGATCGAGGACGTCCGCCACGCCCTGGCGTACGACCTCGACGAAATCCAACGACAGGGCGAGAAGTACATGGATCACGTCATGGCCTACATCGACGACGACACCGTCGAGGACTCGATCACCGGCCGGGAGTCCGAGCCGGACGAGACGTTCCTGCGGGCCGTCGAGGAGAAACTCGACGTGCCGGCCGATCGGAAGGACGACTTCAGACAGGAGGTCGCAAACTGGGTCAGCCGCCGCGCCCGCGAGGGCGAGACGTTCGAACCGCAGGACAACGACCGGCTCCGCCGGGCGCTCGAACGGAAGCTCTGGGAGGACAAAAAGCACAATATCAACTTCTCGGCGCTCGTCTCCAGCGGCGACCTCGACGACGACGAGCGAAACGCGTGGGTCGACGCCTTAGAAGAGCAAGGGTACAGCACCGAGGGTGCAAAGGAGGTGCTCGAGTTCGCCGGCGCCGAGGTGGCCAAAGCGGAGATGGAAGAGGAATGA
- a CDS encoding PrkA family serine protein kinase, which produces MTDGYVDRADEALAETYEPPMSISEYVDRVLERPESAAHASKYLLAAIEAAGTRSVVEEGERTERYRFFDDPYNDGEHAILGNTEVLNAFVDDLRSIAARRGKEEKILWLDGPTATGKSELKRCLINGLREYSKTDAGRRYTVEWNVDNSGSEGSVGMTYGDSAPPNEDEWYASPVQSHPLSVFPEPVRDAILEDLNEALDDHIPIHLETSLDPFSREAYDHLEEQYRREGTENLFSAITDKRHLRVKNFVVDVGQGIGVLHSEDDGSPKERLVGSWMAGMLQRLDSRGRKNPQAFSYDGVLSQGNGLLTIVEDAAQHADLLQKLLNVPDEGAVKLDKGIGMDIDTQMIIISNPDLEAQLNQHAEREGSDPLKALKRRLDKHEFTYLTNLSLEAELLQRELTNETEIWEADSYEQLEAAYRAPIGISVRGGDGEVRERELAPHTIEAAALYAIGTRLDTESLPPGLDLVDKALIYDRGYLQDGDERRYREEFDFGDPTEGSRGIPVTYTRDTLADLLYEETERHHPDLDVENVIMPRDVLNAMVEGLDDAPVFSPNERNEYESRLVPIKNHVFSRQESDVVDAIMRDKRVDEATVEEYIEHVYAWVEGERITNDRGEAVEPDPLKMKVFEIEHLGRFDEDDYRGTDPTEGVETFRAEKVITALNRHAWRNRDSDFRISDVDPREIPVIRTVLGSHDWDDVRRTYADLDPDQWDDPPSGTETEVVKERTIANLREMFDYSAASAELTSRHVMGQVSYRWD; this is translated from the coding sequence ATGACCGACGGGTACGTCGACCGCGCCGACGAGGCTTTAGCGGAGACCTACGAGCCGCCGATGTCGATCTCCGAGTACGTCGATCGCGTGCTCGAACGCCCCGAATCGGCGGCCCACGCCTCGAAGTACCTGCTTGCGGCCATCGAGGCGGCCGGCACGCGTTCGGTCGTCGAGGAGGGCGAACGGACGGAGCGCTATCGCTTCTTCGACGATCCCTACAACGACGGCGAACACGCCATTCTCGGCAACACGGAGGTGTTGAACGCATTCGTCGACGACCTCCGATCGATCGCGGCGCGACGGGGCAAAGAGGAGAAGATCCTCTGGCTCGATGGCCCCACCGCCACCGGGAAGTCGGAGCTCAAGCGCTGTCTGATAAACGGGCTCCGGGAGTACTCGAAGACCGATGCGGGTCGTCGCTACACCGTCGAGTGGAACGTCGATAACTCCGGGAGCGAGGGATCGGTCGGGATGACCTACGGCGACTCGGCCCCGCCGAACGAGGACGAGTGGTACGCCTCGCCCGTCCAATCGCACCCCCTGTCCGTGTTTCCCGAACCCGTTCGGGACGCGATCCTCGAGGACCTCAACGAAGCACTCGACGACCACATTCCGATCCACCTCGAGACCAGTTTGGATCCCTTCAGCCGGGAGGCCTACGACCACCTCGAAGAGCAGTACCGACGCGAAGGCACGGAGAACCTGTTTTCGGCCATCACGGACAAACGCCACCTCCGCGTCAAGAACTTCGTTGTCGACGTTGGGCAGGGGATCGGCGTCCTCCACAGCGAGGACGACGGCTCGCCGAAGGAACGACTCGTCGGGTCGTGGATGGCCGGCATGTTACAGCGGCTCGACTCCCGGGGGCGAAAGAACCCACAGGCGTTCAGCTACGACGGCGTCCTCTCGCAGGGCAACGGCCTGCTCACGATCGTCGAGGACGCGGCCCAACACGCAGACCTGCTCCAGAAGCTGTTGAACGTCCCCGACGAGGGGGCGGTGAAACTCGACAAGGGAATCGGGATGGACATCGATACCCAGATGATCATCATCTCGAACCCCGACCTCGAGGCACAGCTAAACCAACACGCCGAACGGGAGGGGTCGGACCCCCTGAAGGCGCTGAAGCGACGCCTCGACAAACACGAGTTCACCTACTTGACGAACCTCTCGCTGGAGGCCGAACTCCTCCAGCGCGAACTCACGAACGAGACGGAAATCTGGGAGGCCGACAGCTACGAGCAACTCGAAGCCGCCTACCGGGCACCGATCGGAATCTCGGTTCGCGGCGGCGACGGCGAGGTTCGCGAACGCGAACTCGCCCCGCACACGATCGAGGCGGCAGCGCTGTACGCCATCGGGACGAGACTCGACACCGAGTCACTGCCGCCGGGGTTGGACCTCGTCGACAAGGCACTGATCTACGACCGCGGCTACTTACAGGACGGCGACGAGCGCCGCTACCGCGAGGAGTTCGACTTCGGCGACCCGACCGAGGGATCGAGGGGGATTCCCGTCACGTACACCCGCGATACGCTCGCCGATCTGCTGTACGAGGAGACCGAGCGTCACCATCCGGACTTGGACGTCGAGAACGTCATCATGCCACGGGACGTCCTGAACGCGATGGTGGAGGGTCTCGACGACGCGCCCGTGTTCTCGCCGAACGAGCGAAACGAGTACGAGAGCCGACTCGTGCCGATCAAGAATCACGTGTTCAGCCGCCAGGAGTCCGACGTAGTCGATGCGATCATGCGCGACAAGCGAGTCGACGAGGCGACCGTCGAAGAGTACATCGAACACGTCTACGCGTGGGTCGAAGGCGAGCGGATCACGAACGACCGCGGCGAGGCGGTCGAACCGGATCCGTTGAAAATGAAAGTGTTCGAGATCGAACACCTCGGCCGCTTCGACGAGGACGACTACCGGGGAACCGACCCGACGGAGGGCGTCGAGACGTTCCGAGCCGAGAAGGTCATCACGGCGCTGAACCGCCACGCCTGGCGCAACCGCGATTCGGACTTCCGGATCTCGGACGTGGACCCCCGGGAGATCCCCGTCATCAGAACTGTCCTCGGGAGCCACGACTGGGACGACGTCCGACGAACGTACGCCGACCTCGATCCCGACCAGTGGGACGACCCGCCGTCGGGGACCGAGACCGAGGTGGTCAAAGAGCGCACGATCGCGAACCTCCGGGAGATGTTCGACTACTCCGCCGCGTCCGCGGAGTTGACTAGCAGACACGTCATGGGACAGGTGAGTTACCGATGGGACTGA